The genomic stretch ATTGGCGAAGGCAAAAAGCTGGAGGATAAAATGCCTACGGACAAGATGGAGATGACACTGGTGCCCAAAGAAGAGTGGCGACAGATTTTTAATGATGCCTGGCGCCTGGAGCGGGATTTCTTCTATGACCCTAACATGCACGGAGTAGACTGGGAAGCCATGCGTGACCATTATGGTAAGTTGATCGATAATGCGATCACCCGGGAAGATGTCAACTACATCATTGGAGAACTGATCGGGGAGATCAGTGCATCCCATACCTACAGGGGCGGGGGAGATACAGAAAGTGCTTCTGGCAAGTCTGTTGGTTATTTGGGCATCGACTGGGGCGTGAAAGATGATGCCTATTATGTGAAGAAGATCATCCGAGGTGCTCCATGGGACAATGAGGCCAGGTCGCCGTTGGATGAAGCTGGCGTGGATGTGGGTGAAGGGGATTTTATTCTTGCGGTAAATGGCGTGCCATTGGATATGGAAAAGGATCCTTGGGCAGCCTTTGAGGATTTGGCAAAGGAGACCGTGGAGCTGACCGTAAATGACAAGCCCAACCTGGACGGTGCGAAAAAGATAATGGTTAAGACACTTGGCTCGGAAACACGGCTAAGGAACCTGGCTTGGATAGAAGCAAACAGAAAGCGTGTTGAGGAAGCTACGGATGGTAAGATCGGCTATATCTATGTCCCGAGTACAGGCTATGACGGACAGCAGGAATTGGCCAGGATGTTTTATGCACAATTTGACAAGCAAGGCCTGATCATCGATGAACGCTTCAATAATGGAGGTCAGATTCCGGATAGATTTATCGAATTACTTGACAGAAAGCCGTTGGCCTTTTGGGCAGTGCGGGATGGTGAGACATGGCAGTGGCCACAAGTCGCCAATTTTGGCCCGAAAGTAATGCTGATAAACGGCTGGAGTGGATCAGGTGGTGACGCATTTCCGGATTATTTCCGCAAGGCAGGTCTTGGCCCACTTATCGGGACCAGGACTTGGGGAGGGTTGATCGGCATTTCGGGAGCTCCTTCCCTGATTGACGGAGGCTCGGTGACCGTACCTACTTTTAGGATGTTTGACCCTGATGGCGGTTGGTTCAAAGAGGGCCATGGCGTAGATCCTGATATTGAGGTAGCTGAAGACCCTACTGCATTGGCCAATGGCACCGATCCACAATTGGAAAAAGCCATAGAGGAAACACTTAGACTGCTGAGAGAGCATCCCCCCATCCAGCCGAAGGTGCCTGAATATGAGGAAAAATAATCCTGAACAGATCGGCAAAGAAGAAAATCGATGTTCATGAATATGACATTATAAGCTTATTTACCACTTAATCATGCCATGGCTGCAAGTCGTGGCATGATTTTGTTATAGCTAATTGAAGAACCTGTTTATTTTTAGTAATTTAAATGATAATACCACATATACTCATATGGTTTTATTAATCCTTTACCTGACGCTGGCGATAGGGGTGTCTTTTTTGTGTTCCATGCTGGAAGCAGCGCTACTAAGCATTACACCTTCGTACATTGCTACACTGCAGGAAAAAGGAAAGGCCTATGCCAAGCAGCTGATGGTGCTAAAAGAGAATATCAACCAACCCTTGGCGGCCATTCTATCCTTTAACACTATCGCCCATACGGTGGGTGCTGCAGGAGTGGGTGCGCAGGCGGTGGAGGTTTTTGGCCAGCAGTATTTTGGCTATATTTCCGCAGGCCTGACCATTGCCATCTTGGTGTTTTCAGAAATCATTCCCAAATCCATCGGTGCTAACTATTGGAAACAGCTGGTGCCTTTTATTGGAGGAATCCTTAAGGTGATGATCTATGGACTTTATCCGCTGGTAAAGGTTTCTGAATATTTAACACAGTTTTTTAAATCCGATGACCAGCATACCACCAGTCGTGAGGAGTTGGCAGCCATGACGACCATCGCCACCAAAGAAGGGATATTTAGGGAAGATGAGTCTAAGATTATTCAAAATCTCATCCGGTTTAGATCGATTTTGGTCACCAATGTCATGACCCCAAGGACGGTCACTGTAGCCATGGAGGAAAATGAAACCGTGAAGGATTTTTATGCCAAGTCTGATTCGAGAAGGTTTTCGAGATTTCCGATTTATAACAAAACTATTGACGATATCACAGGTTATATCATGAAGCATGATGTACTGGCACAGCTTGCCGAGGATAATTTTGGCAAAAAGCTTGCGGAGCTTAAGCGTGAAATCACCATTGTGTATGAGCATTATCCGATTCCGTCGGTTTTAGAAACTATGCTAAATAAACGTGAACACATCGCTTTGGTCGTCGATAAATATGGCGGCATGTCTGGTATCGTGACGATGGAGGATATTTTAGAAACACTGCTGGGCATGGAAATTCAGGATGAGAGTGATGAGGAAAGGGATATGCAAGTATTGGCCAGAAACAAATGGGCCGAACGAGCCAAGAGGATGGGGCTTATCTTCGATACCCCGGGCGAAAA from Echinicola soli encodes the following:
- a CDS encoding hemolysin family protein codes for the protein MVLLILYLTLAIGVSFLCSMLEAALLSITPSYIATLQEKGKAYAKQLMVLKENINQPLAAILSFNTIAHTVGAAGVGAQAVEVFGQQYFGYISAGLTIAILVFSEIIPKSIGANYWKQLVPFIGGILKVMIYGLYPLVKVSEYLTQFFKSDDQHTTSREELAAMTTIATKEGIFREDESKIIQNLIRFRSILVTNVMTPRTVTVAMEENETVKDFYAKSDSRRFSRFPIYNKTIDDITGYIMKHDVLAQLAEDNFGKKLAELKREITIVYEHYPIPSVLETMLNKREHIALVVDKYGGMSGIVTMEDILETLLGMEIQDESDEERDMQVLARNKWAERAKRMGLIFDTPGENID